The proteins below come from a single Penaeus monodon isolate SGIC_2016 chromosome 23, NSTDA_Pmon_1, whole genome shotgun sequence genomic window:
- the LOC119588154 gene encoding uncharacterized protein LOC119588154 (The sequence of the model RefSeq protein was modified relative to this genomic sequence to represent the inferred CDS: added 49 bases not found in genome assembly) translates to MSPARLGGFSPARFGGTSPARFGGMSPARAAAVDLSTRDLPPKKHKHKVKHKKKHKDERRHKSPEDNKSQSKDSKEDLPHLTDATEHDVPIENITPDIHWNSSDVRESHLDSLPQAALNQISHSSQPASNTGAPIQSSRHKLSISIKRVSNASYVACDSSHSDGERTVTPTVPSGNEDDIIEEAQGVVYSEQESKDERPKDICESVECGKDVPLDLPLPFDGGNDSAVKPTEMTAQSYPLLTAPSYCVDTPESMMPGSDSPGSDEACSGAIPDFPSRAPNMDSLEDHPSAALLMKLSWQEVEKCELDEGRIMNVGDVVWGKSMVFPWGQLGFHCFYFILYDNLGTGVPIGKQPAIAKMRVDLYFRDLAGLSHGFFQ, encoded by the exons CTTCTCCAGCACGTTTTGGAGGTATGTCGCCTGCTAGAGCTGCTGCAGTGGATCTTTCAACCAGAGATCTACCCCCTAAGAAGCACAAACATAAAGTGAAGCATAAAAAGAAGCACAAGGATGAGAGGAGGCACAAAAGCCCAGAGGATAATAAGTCACAGTCAAAAGATAGTAAGGAGGACCTACCACACCTTACAGACGCTACAGAACATGATGTTCCAATTGAAAACATAACACCAGATATACACTGGAACTCGTCAGATGTGAGAGAATCCCACTTAGATTCTTTACCACAAGCAGCACTAAATCAGATATCACACAGCTCTCAACCTGCATCCAACACTGGGGCTCCCATACAGTCATCACGACACAAACTCTCAATATCCATAAAGAGAGTCAGTAATGCCAGCTATGTGGCATGTGACTCCAGTCATTCTGATGGAGAGAGAACTGTTACACCAACTGTACCCAGTGGAAATGAAGATGATATCATTGAGGAAGCTCAGGGAGTTGTGTATAGTGAACAAGAGAGTAAAGATGAAAGACCAAAAGACATTTGTGAGAGTGTTGAATGTGGGAAGGATGTGCCCTTAGATTTGCCTTTGCCATTTGATGGAGGAAATGACAGTGCAGTTAAACCCACAGAAATGACCGCACAGAGTTACCCATTGTTGACAGCACCCTCGTACTGTGTGGATACACCAGAATCAATGATGCCTGGAAGTGATTCCCCAGGAAGTGATGAAGCTTGTAGTGGTGCAATCCCAGATTTCCCCTCTAGAGCACCTAACATGGATAGTTTAGAGGACCATCCCAGTGCTGCTCTGCTAATGAAGTTAAGCTGGCAGGAGGTGGAGAAATGTGAGCTTGATGAAGGCAGAATAATGAATGTTGGAGATGTTGTGTGGGGAAAATCCATGGTTTTTCCCTGGGGGCAGCTAGGattccattgtttttattttattctatatgatAATTTAG GAACTGGTGTGCCCATCGGCAAACAACCTGCAATTgcaaaaat GCGTGTTGATCTTTATTTCAGAGATCTTGCAGGGCTTTCACATGGTTTCTTCCAGTAG